A single Brachybacterium sillae DNA region contains:
- a CDS encoding acetylxylan esterase, with protein sequence MAFFDMPLDQLRTRRTTAVAPDDLEEFWDRTFADARAAARPTRVEPVPTPLRLLEVSDVRFTGFGGDEIRAWLQRPTDGPVRSIVVEYIGYGGGRGEPHEVSAYAVAGHARLLVDTRGQGWGLVRGGDTPDPQALGVSGLNPLTRGIEDPETYYYRRAYTDAARAVEVARELVPGVLVVAAGGSQGGALAIAAAALGAREGQPGVDLALVDVPFLQDLPRAVGLVDAEPYAEISPGTWPRTVRPRRRCAARCRSSTAPCWRRGPPARCFTRWR encoded by the coding sequence ATGGCCTTCTTCGATATGCCCCTGGACCAGCTGCGCACCCGCCGCACCACCGCCGTAGCGCCGGACGACCTCGAGGAGTTCTGGGACCGGACCTTCGCCGACGCCCGCGCCGCCGCCCGGCCCACCCGAGTGGAGCCCGTCCCGACGCCTCTGCGGCTGCTGGAGGTCTCCGACGTCCGCTTTACCGGTTTCGGGGGTGACGAGATCCGCGCCTGGCTGCAGCGTCCGACGGACGGGCCGGTGCGCAGCATCGTCGTCGAGTACATCGGGTACGGCGGCGGGCGCGGCGAACCCCACGAGGTCAGCGCCTACGCCGTGGCCGGGCACGCCCGGCTTCTGGTCGACACCCGCGGTCAGGGCTGGGGACTGGTGCGTGGCGGGGACACCCCCGACCCGCAGGCTCTGGGGGTGTCCGGGCTGAACCCGCTGACCCGCGGCATCGAGGATCCGGAGACCTACTACTACCGCCGTGCCTACACCGACGCCGCGCGGGCGGTCGAGGTGGCCCGGGAACTGGTGCCCGGGGTGCTGGTGGTCGCGGCGGGCGGTTCGCAGGGCGGGGCGCTCGCCATCGCGGCAGCGGCGCTGGGTGCCCGGGAAGGTCAGCCGGGGGTGGACCTCGCCCTCGTCGATGTGCCGTTCCTGCAGGACCTGCCGCGGGCCGTCGGGCTGGTCGATGCGGAACCGTACGCGGAGATCTCACCCGGTACCTGGCCACGCACCGTGAGGCCGCGGCGGCGGTGCGCCGCACGCTGTCGTTCATCGACGGCACCCTGCTGGCGCCGTGGGCCACCTGCCCGGTGCTTTACTCGGTGGCGCTGA
- the purL gene encoding phosphoribosylformylglycinamidine synthase subunit PurL: MSDSSHSPVGDADTVDHALATPDQEQPWADLGLKEDEYARIRELLGRRPTNAELAMYSVMWSEHCSYKSSKVHLRRFGERTTEAMREHLLVGMGENAGVVDIGDGWAVTFKVESHNHPSYVEPYQGAATGVGGIVRDIISMGARPVAVMDQLRFGAIDHPDTARVVHGVVAGIGGYGNSLGLPNIGGETVFDAAYQTNPLVNALCLGVLRHEDIHLASATGPGNHVVLFGARTGGDGIGGASILASETFEDEGPTKRPSVQVGDPFMEKVLIECCLELFAEGVVEGIQDLGAAGISCATSELASNGGSGMHVDLEKVLLRDPTLTAGEILMSESQERMMAVVSPERLADFERITAKWEVEAAVIGTVTGDGRLTIDHHGRRIVDVDPRTVAHEGPTYHRPYARPDWQDALQADRAEDLPRPSTAEEIAATLRRVIASPNLASAGWITDQYDRYVGGNTALAMPDDAGVVRVDETTGRGVALATDCNGRYAKLDPRAGAQLALAEAYRNVATSGAVPLAVTDCLNFGSPEDSGPMWQLVEAIEGLAEACETLAVPVTGGNVSLYNSTGEPGRIDSAIHPTPVVGVLGVFDDVARRTPSAWHEEGLALFLLGTTREELSGSAWAQVEHDHLGGLPPRVDLAAEKELAEILVAASRDGMADAAHDLSEGGLAQALVEACSRFGVGARVVLDDLCTRDGIDPFVALFSESQARALVAVPRSEEVRFTDMCTARSFPLLRLGVTTGTDLDIQGVGSFPVAQLRELREGTLRSAFGNAPTSDQVV; encoded by the coding sequence ATGAGCGACTCCTCCCACAGCCCCGTCGGTGACGCCGACACCGTCGATCACGCGCTCGCCACGCCCGACCAGGAGCAGCCGTGGGCGGACCTCGGGCTGAAGGAGGACGAGTACGCCCGGATCCGCGAACTGCTCGGCCGCCGCCCCACCAACGCCGAGCTCGCCATGTACTCCGTCATGTGGTCCGAGCACTGCTCGTACAAGTCCTCCAAGGTGCATCTGCGCCGCTTCGGCGAGCGCACCACCGAGGCGATGCGCGAGCACCTGCTGGTGGGCATGGGGGAGAACGCCGGTGTGGTCGACATCGGCGACGGCTGGGCCGTGACCTTCAAGGTCGAATCGCACAACCACCCGAGCTACGTCGAGCCGTACCAGGGCGCCGCCACCGGCGTCGGCGGCATCGTCCGCGACATCATCTCCATGGGCGCCCGCCCGGTCGCGGTGATGGACCAGCTGCGCTTCGGGGCGATCGACCACCCCGACACCGCCCGCGTGGTGCACGGCGTGGTCGCCGGCATCGGCGGCTACGGCAACAGCCTGGGCCTGCCGAACATCGGCGGGGAGACGGTGTTCGACGCCGCCTACCAGACGAACCCTCTGGTGAACGCCCTGTGCCTGGGGGTGCTGCGGCATGAGGACATCCACCTGGCCTCCGCCACCGGCCCCGGCAACCACGTGGTGCTGTTCGGTGCGCGCACCGGTGGTGACGGCATCGGCGGCGCCTCGATCCTCGCCTCGGAGACCTTCGAGGACGAGGGCCCCACCAAGCGCCCCAGCGTGCAGGTGGGTGACCCCTTCATGGAGAAGGTGCTCATCGAGTGCTGCCTCGAGCTGTTCGCCGAGGGGGTCGTGGAGGGCATCCAGGACCTCGGCGCCGCCGGCATCTCCTGCGCCACCAGTGAGCTCGCCTCCAACGGCGGCTCCGGCATGCACGTGGACCTCGAGAAGGTCCTGCTGCGCGACCCCACCCTCACCGCCGGCGAGATCCTCATGAGCGAATCGCAGGAGCGGATGATGGCGGTGGTCTCCCCCGAGCGCCTCGCCGACTTCGAGCGCATCACCGCGAAGTGGGAGGTGGAGGCCGCCGTGATCGGCACCGTCACCGGCGATGGCCGCCTCACCATCGACCACCACGGACGACGGATCGTCGACGTCGACCCCCGCACCGTCGCGCATGAGGGCCCCACCTACCACCGCCCCTATGCCCGCCCCGACTGGCAGGACGCCCTGCAGGCCGACCGGGCCGAGGACCTCCCCCGCCCCTCCACCGCGGAGGAGATCGCGGCGACGCTGCGCCGCGTGATCGCGAGCCCCAACCTCGCCTCCGCCGGGTGGATCACCGACCAGTACGACCGCTACGTCGGCGGCAACACCGCCCTGGCGATGCCCGACGACGCCGGGGTGGTGCGGGTGGATGAGACCACCGGCCGCGGCGTCGCCCTCGCCACGGACTGCAACGGCCGCTACGCGAAGCTCGATCCCCGTGCCGGGGCGCAGCTGGCGCTCGCCGAGGCCTACCGCAACGTCGCCACCAGCGGCGCGGTGCCCCTGGCGGTGACCGACTGCCTGAACTTCGGTTCGCCCGAGGACAGCGGCCCCATGTGGCAGCTGGTCGAGGCGATCGAGGGCCTCGCCGAGGCCTGCGAGACCCTGGCGGTGCCCGTCACCGGGGGCAACGTGTCGCTGTACAACTCCACCGGAGAGCCGGGGCGGATCGATTCCGCCATCCACCCCACCCCCGTCGTGGGTGTGCTCGGGGTGTTCGACGACGTCGCCCGCCGCACCCCCTCCGCGTGGCACGAGGAGGGCCTGGCCCTGTTCCTGCTGGGCACCACCCGGGAGGAGCTGTCCGGATCGGCCTGGGCGCAGGTGGAGCATGACCATCTCGGCGGTCTGCCGCCGCGCGTGGACCTCGCCGCGGAGAAGGAGCTCGCGGAGATCCTGGTGGCCGCCTCCCGTGACGGCATGGCCGATGCCGCGCATGACCTCTCCGAGGGCGGCCTGGCGCAGGCGCTCGTGGAGGCCTGCAGCCGCTTCGGCGTCGGCGCCCGCGTGGTGCTGGACGACCTCTGCACCCGCGACGGCATCGACCCCTTCGTGGCGCTGTTCTCCGAGTCGCAGGCCCGCGCCCTGGTGGCGGTGCCGCGCAGCGAGGAGGTGCGCTTCACCGACATGTGCACCGCCCGCTCGTTCCCGCTGCTGCGCCTCGGCGTCACCACCGGCACCGACCTGGACATCCAGGGAGTGGGCAGTTTCCCGGTGGCCCAGCTGCGGGAGCTGCGTGAGGGCACGCTGCGCTCCGCATTCGGCAACGCCCCGACGTCGGACCAGGTGGTCTGA
- a CDS encoding S-layer homology domain-containing protein → MPNTRPSSDTSSPLGRRGLLMAGGGVLAWSLAPAAHAASFRDVPSTHLFAKETSWLADRGITTGWPDGTFRPDAPVHRDAMAAFVYRLQGSPAFTPPTTSPFRDVPVSSQFYREISWCVANGILRGWPDGTFRPLADIARDAAVVMFHRLAGSPSVADAVPFRDVPTTHPFAAALGWARTIGLMTGYQDGTYRPLQSIERGAVAALFYRYVNGGVFGKGVTVRGAIARTYWAGGAMWGSYGLPTGNATTVPSGRSGKRGAQQAFAGGAVVIAGPDGGAAHASTGGLCTEWRSAGLVPGSLGFPTGPVRTYGAGWRQDFEGGYRTYYSGWNPPESLHGPVTAIAPVAGGVPLRRGWNGTRVRIIHKKLGISRTGSAQTYDATTESAVIAFQKRNGLTADGVVGAATWAKLAPEYPFTMDAWTTPVRVAKNASRTTRIEEMIRFAQSCKGSPYTWGGAGWKDDSVAGYDCSGLLLQALYSAGLELPPITVVRHAEPTYRTSQMMYADTKLKSVPLVERQRGDFIFYGDSNGIVRHVTLYLGNGRMIQAANPDTHELAYSGSLWGTRFVKPTVKRPFA, encoded by the coding sequence ATGCCGAACACTCGCCCTTCGTCCGACACCTCGTCGCCCCTCGGCCGCCGCGGACTGCTGATGGCCGGTGGCGGGGTCCTCGCCTGGTCCCTCGCCCCCGCCGCGCACGCCGCCAGCTTCCGGGACGTCCCCTCCACGCACCTCTTCGCGAAGGAGACCAGTTGGCTCGCCGACCGGGGGATCACCACCGGGTGGCCGGACGGGACCTTCCGGCCGGATGCCCCGGTGCACCGGGACGCGATGGCGGCGTTCGTGTACCGCCTGCAGGGCTCCCCGGCGTTCACTCCTCCGACGACCAGCCCGTTTCGGGACGTGCCGGTCTCCAGCCAGTTCTACCGAGAGATCAGCTGGTGTGTGGCCAATGGCATCCTGCGCGGCTGGCCCGATGGCACCTTCCGTCCGCTGGCGGACATCGCCCGTGACGCTGCGGTCGTGATGTTCCACCGGCTGGCCGGCTCCCCGTCCGTCGCCGACGCCGTCCCGTTCCGGGACGTGCCGACTACCCATCCCTTCGCGGCCGCCCTGGGCTGGGCCCGCACCATCGGCCTCATGACCGGTTACCAGGACGGCACCTACCGGCCGCTGCAGTCGATCGAGCGGGGAGCCGTCGCCGCGCTCTTCTACCGCTACGTCAACGGTGGTGTCTTCGGGAAGGGCGTGACCGTCCGTGGGGCGATCGCCCGGACCTACTGGGCCGGTGGAGCCATGTGGGGCAGCTACGGTCTGCCCACCGGCAACGCCACGACCGTCCCCTCCGGTCGATCCGGGAAGCGGGGGGCCCAGCAGGCCTTCGCCGGGGGAGCCGTGGTCATCGCCGGACCCGACGGCGGGGCCGCCCACGCCTCCACCGGAGGTCTGTGCACCGAGTGGCGCAGTGCCGGGCTGGTGCCCGGGTCCCTCGGTTTCCCCACCGGCCCGGTGCGTACCTACGGCGCCGGGTGGCGGCAGGATTTCGAGGGCGGTTACCGCACCTACTACTCCGGATGGAACCCGCCGGAGAGCCTTCACGGGCCGGTGACCGCGATCGCCCCCGTGGCCGGAGGGGTCCCGCTGCGGCGCGGGTGGAACGGCACGCGTGTGCGGATCATCCACAAGAAGCTGGGGATCTCGCGCACGGGAAGCGCCCAGACGTACGACGCGACCACCGAGTCGGCCGTGATCGCCTTCCAGAAGCGCAACGGCCTGACGGCCGACGGCGTGGTCGGGGCGGCGACCTGGGCGAAGCTCGCCCCCGAGTACCCCTTCACCATGGACGCCTGGACCACGCCCGTGCGCGTCGCGAAGAACGCCTCCCGCACCACCCGCATCGAGGAGATGATCCGCTTCGCCCAGTCGTGCAAGGGCTCCCCGTACACCTGGGGCGGTGCCGGCTGGAAGGACGACAGCGTGGCGGGATACGACTGCTCCGGTCTGCTGCTGCAGGCGCTGTACTCTGCCGGTCTGGAACTGCCTCCGATCACGGTGGTGCGGCATGCCGAGCCGACCTACCGCACCAGCCAGATGATGTACGCCGACACGAAGCTCAAGAGCGTGCCACTGGTGGAACGCCAGCGCGGTGACTTCATCTTCTACGGGGACAGCAACGGCATCGTCCGTCACGTCACCCTGTACCTGGGGAACGGGCGGATGATCCAGGCCGCCAACCCGGACACCCACGAACTGGCGTACTCGGGATCCCTGTGGGGCACCCGGTTCGTGAAGCCGACCGTGAAGCGTCCCTTCGCCTGA
- a CDS encoding polysaccharide pyruvyl transferase family protein encodes MRVALLCDVDQRIYHVGDEAIATATTLELRRRGHQVLRISREEGYGPAGPAPEPRARTLVFPWPIPERAAFLRGVRAALDPAGAARGSADTPAGRQTLALREALRDVDALVIGGGGSLNSRYGWLLDERLATALVARSVGVPVILSGQSLGPWLTLEDRERVRELLQLSSLVGLRDELSTAIARELVPDHPAVRTIVDDAFGLQLPAATRDRVSITLAADADPLEPETADRVLAALLDAIAAATGLPLEMVPHMAEPDGTGIDVDRHARVAALMRTPVSLRPLQSDVEAATHAASSRVVVTTRFHPAVFGLAGGAAVLALPTNRYGLTRLGGVLDSAGLDDAVVPLADLWNPVRDAADVDRIAQVAERLAAEERDPAAREDRRARAEAQRVAHRSWWDHVETVLQTGGDEASQPPQVLPLARPRRTVEHAPVLSAPADAPAVSIITRTKDRPEFLDRAVQDVLSQTRRDWELIVVDDAGRPGAAQTVLDRHARELAGRARVLRREESTGMEAASNAGVRQARAGLIVIHDDDDTWHPTFLQETLAHLEAHPEADAVITQVLAVTERAADGGMVEDEHHVLWPHLQGAHLVDYVRINRHVPICMVYRRAVHERIGPFREDLPVVGDYAFHLQLLQHGRIDTIPKALAQWRLRPSAEGDASNSMFAGAATHREYDARLREAELQRWVAENGLGLPMFITHALREENEELRRELAGLREQMQRIDERSARLEHRTEVALGVVRRVRGRAEGLSRIARRIVPDLRRG; translated from the coding sequence GTGCGCGTTGCACTGCTGTGCGATGTGGACCAGCGGATCTACCACGTGGGGGATGAGGCCATCGCCACTGCCACCACCCTCGAGTTGCGCCGCCGAGGGCACCAGGTGCTGAGGATCTCGCGGGAGGAGGGATACGGGCCCGCCGGTCCCGCGCCCGAGCCCCGCGCCCGCACCCTGGTGTTCCCCTGGCCGATCCCGGAGCGTGCCGCGTTCCTGCGCGGGGTGCGGGCGGCCCTGGACCCCGCCGGCGCGGCCCGCGGCTCCGCCGACACCCCGGCGGGCCGGCAGACGCTCGCCCTGCGTGAGGCGCTGCGGGATGTGGATGCCCTGGTGATCGGCGGGGGCGGGTCCCTGAACTCCCGGTACGGCTGGCTGCTCGACGAGCGTCTGGCCACGGCCCTGGTGGCGCGGTCCGTCGGTGTCCCGGTGATCCTCAGCGGTCAGAGCCTCGGGCCGTGGCTGACGCTGGAGGATCGGGAGCGGGTGCGGGAGCTGCTGCAGCTGTCGAGCCTGGTGGGGCTGCGCGACGAGCTGAGCACTGCCATCGCCCGGGAACTGGTGCCGGACCATCCTGCGGTGCGCACCATCGTTGATGACGCCTTCGGTCTGCAGCTGCCCGCCGCGACCCGTGACCGCGTCAGCATCACCCTGGCGGCGGATGCGGACCCCCTGGAGCCGGAGACCGCCGATCGCGTGCTCGCCGCGCTGCTCGACGCGATCGCCGCCGCGACCGGGCTGCCGCTGGAGATGGTGCCGCATATGGCCGAGCCCGACGGCACCGGCATCGATGTCGACCGGCACGCACGTGTGGCGGCGCTGATGCGGACCCCGGTGAGCCTGCGCCCGCTCCAGAGTGACGTCGAGGCGGCAACCCATGCCGCGTCCTCGCGGGTCGTGGTCACCACCCGCTTCCATCCAGCGGTGTTCGGCCTCGCCGGTGGAGCGGCGGTGCTGGCGCTGCCGACGAACCGGTACGGGCTCACCCGCCTGGGCGGGGTCCTGGACAGCGCGGGCCTGGACGACGCCGTCGTGCCGCTTGCGGACCTGTGGAATCCGGTACGCGATGCCGCCGACGTCGACCGCATCGCGCAGGTGGCGGAGCGCCTGGCCGCCGAGGAGCGCGACCCCGCCGCCCGTGAGGATCGGCGTGCCCGCGCCGAAGCCCAGAGGGTTGCCCACCGGTCCTGGTGGGACCACGTGGAGACGGTCCTGCAGACCGGCGGGGACGAGGCCTCGCAGCCTCCGCAGGTGCTCCCGCTGGCACGGCCTCGCCGCACCGTCGAGCACGCTCCGGTGCTGTCGGCGCCCGCCGACGCACCGGCGGTCTCGATCATCACCCGCACGAAGGACCGCCCGGAGTTCCTGGACCGGGCCGTGCAGGACGTGTTGTCCCAGACACGTCGGGACTGGGAACTGATCGTGGTGGACGATGCCGGCCGTCCGGGCGCCGCCCAGACGGTGCTGGACCGGCATGCGCGTGAGCTCGCCGGACGGGCGCGGGTGCTGCGGCGTGAGGAGTCCACCGGGATGGAGGCCGCCTCCAACGCCGGAGTGCGTCAGGCACGCGCCGGATTGATCGTCATCCACGATGATGACGACACCTGGCATCCGACGTTCCTGCAGGAGACCCTCGCGCACCTGGAGGCGCACCCCGAGGCCGACGCCGTCATCACCCAGGTCCTCGCCGTCACCGAACGGGCGGCGGACGGCGGGATGGTGGAGGACGAGCACCACGTCCTGTGGCCGCACCTGCAGGGTGCCCACCTGGTCGACTACGTGCGGATCAACCGTCATGTGCCGATCTGCATGGTGTACCGGCGCGCGGTCCACGAGCGCATCGGGCCGTTCCGGGAGGATCTCCCGGTGGTCGGTGACTACGCCTTCCACCTGCAGCTGCTGCAGCACGGCCGCATCGACACCATCCCCAAGGCCCTCGCGCAGTGGCGACTTCGGCCCAGTGCCGAGGGAGACGCCAGCAACTCGATGTTCGCCGGGGCCGCCACCCATCGCGAGTATGACGCCCGGTTGCGTGAAGCTGAGCTGCAACGGTGGGTCGCCGAGAACGGCCTCGGCCTGCCGATGTTCATCACCCACGCGCTGCGGGAGGAGAACGAGGAACTGCGACGCGAACTGGCCGGGTTGCGGGAGCAGATGCAGCGGATCGACGAGCGTTCCGCTCGGCTTGAGCACCGTACCGAGGTCGCTCTCGGAGTCGTCCGGCGGGTGCGCGGCCGGGCGGAGGGTCTGTCGCGGATCGCCCGGCGGATCGTGCCTGACCTGCGTCGGGGGTGA
- a CDS encoding S-layer homology domain-containing protein: MTPRHHVRRRSLLTAAAAAPAGTLALSHAAVAAPLAPATPTDTTLEDLPLAEAEALVVDGRPVRRLSGRRATMAAVSWPADGPTPQVQVRGQYPAGAWSPWLRLQPETDPVTGRRADATELAWLGEVASLDVRATARGRDVAATLTAHLVRTAPETTDADVASGEAARATGRGERPGQQAGAAGQVGGGVRGGAPVEVTSTALLNPPTPPLVGAPGFVTRGQWGADETLVRETTGAYELKSVIVHHTAGSNSYTAAESAQVVRGILAYHTRTLGWADLGYNVLVDKYGQIFEGRSGGLQRNIVGAHARGFNTGTFGISVIGDHSSVAPSAAAQQAVAQMIGWKLLSTFRPDLSAQYPFEVKESSTRFALGATVQLPRLLGHRDVNDTDCPGDALYTRLGSLEDQAQTAIESGFRAHYDAFLAAGGEDALGTVFRSAHTSGAYTVTKLTRGLVLGSGTGAAVATRSMQPIVEAWQPSWGRPLAPPTPDGSRTLQAFEQGVAVLEGTRVRFVARRFRDVPPTLQFFTEIHDLAARGITTGWPDGTYRPFLPIQRDAMVVFVYRALGSPAFTGTSPFRDVSASTMYSREIAWAAAQGIVTGWPDGTFRPTAPVQRAAVAAFLYRAAGAKATDQGLESGFRDVPPTHQFAREITWLASTGISTGWPDGTFRPWDPITRDAMAAFMLRWLAFLGR; this comes from the coding sequence ATGACCCCGCGTCACCATGTCCGCCGTCGGTCCCTCCTCACGGCCGCGGCCGCGGCGCCGGCCGGTACCCTCGCCCTGAGCCACGCTGCGGTGGCCGCGCCGCTGGCGCCCGCCACACCGACCGACACCACCCTGGAGGACCTCCCGCTCGCGGAGGCCGAGGCCCTCGTCGTCGACGGTCGACCCGTCCGTCGCCTCAGCGGCCGCCGCGCCACCATGGCGGCCGTCAGCTGGCCCGCCGACGGTCCGACCCCGCAGGTCCAGGTCCGCGGGCAATACCCGGCCGGGGCGTGGAGCCCCTGGCTGAGGTTGCAGCCGGAGACCGACCCCGTCACCGGGCGCCGCGCCGACGCCACCGAACTGGCCTGGCTGGGCGAGGTGGCCTCCCTGGATGTTCGCGCCACCGCCCGCGGGCGGGATGTCGCCGCGACGCTCACCGCCCACCTCGTCCGCACCGCACCCGAGACCACCGATGCCGACGTCGCCTCGGGGGAGGCGGCGCGCGCCACCGGCCGGGGAGAGAGGCCGGGCCAGCAGGCGGGTGCCGCCGGACAGGTCGGTGGCGGCGTGCGGGGCGGGGCCCCGGTCGAGGTGACCTCGACGGCTCTTCTGAACCCGCCGACCCCGCCGCTGGTCGGCGCACCGGGTTTCGTCACCCGCGGTCAGTGGGGCGCGGACGAAACCCTGGTGCGAGAGACCACCGGTGCGTATGAGCTGAAGTCGGTGATCGTGCACCACACCGCCGGGAGCAACTCCTACACCGCCGCGGAATCCGCCCAGGTGGTCCGGGGGATCCTCGCCTACCACACCCGCACACTCGGCTGGGCCGACCTCGGGTACAACGTGCTCGTCGACAAGTACGGGCAGATCTTCGAGGGTCGCTCCGGTGGGCTGCAGCGCAACATCGTCGGCGCCCACGCTCGGGGTTTCAACACCGGGACCTTCGGCATCTCGGTGATCGGGGATCACAGCTCCGTGGCGCCCTCCGCGGCCGCCCAGCAGGCCGTGGCCCAGATGATCGGCTGGAAGCTGCTGTCCACCTTCCGGCCGGACCTGTCAGCGCAGTATCCGTTCGAGGTGAAGGAGAGCAGCACCAGGTTCGCTCTCGGGGCCACAGTGCAGCTGCCGCGGCTCCTGGGGCACCGGGACGTGAACGACACCGACTGCCCGGGCGACGCCCTCTACACCCGGCTCGGCTCCCTCGAGGACCAGGCCCAGACGGCGATCGAGAGCGGCTTCCGGGCCCACTACGACGCGTTCCTCGCCGCAGGCGGGGAGGACGCGCTCGGCACCGTGTTCCGCAGCGCCCACACCTCCGGGGCATACACGGTCACCAAGCTGACCCGCGGGCTGGTACTGGGCAGCGGCACAGGGGCCGCCGTGGCCACCCGCTCCATGCAGCCGATCGTCGAGGCCTGGCAGCCGAGCTGGGGTCGGCCGCTGGCTCCACCGACCCCGGACGGCTCCCGCACACTGCAGGCCTTCGAACAGGGGGTCGCGGTGCTCGAGGGGACGAGGGTGCGTTTCGTGGCGCGCCGTTTCCGGGACGTCCCTCCGACCCTGCAGTTCTTCACCGAGATCCACGACCTCGCCGCCCGCGGCATCACCACCGGTTGGCCCGACGGCACCTATCGGCCGTTCCTGCCGATCCAGCGCGACGCCATGGTGGTGTTCGTGTACCGGGCGCTGGGGTCGCCGGCGTTCACCGGCACCTCCCCGTTCCGAGACGTGTCCGCGTCGACCATGTACTCCCGGGAGATCGCCTGGGCGGCGGCCCAGGGGATCGTCACCGGCTGGCCCGACGGCACCTTCCGCCCCACAGCCCCGGTGCAGCGCGCAGCCGTCGCCGCCTTCCTGTACCGCGCCGCCGGTGCGAAGGCGACCGATCAGGGGCTGGAGTCCGGGTTCCGCGATGTCCCGCCGACCCACCAGTTCGCCCGGGAGATCACCTGGCTGGCCTCCACCGGCATCAGCACCGGCTGGCCGGATGGCACCTTCCGACCGTGGGATCCGATCACCCGCGATGCGATGGCGGCGTTCATGCTGCGTTGGTTGGCGTTCCTCGGGCGCTGA
- the rplQ gene encoding 50S ribosomal protein L17 → MPAPTKGARLGGSPAHERMILANLATELFRHKAITTTETRAKRLRPVAERLVTVARKGDLAARRRITRVVRDRDVVNVLIHEIAPSFAERPGGYTRITKIGPRKGDNAPMAVIELVQEPYSAKQSVVKEAEGAAKVAARADEKPAEDTTVETPAEETTVETPEAPEAEAAETVERSEGEADKA, encoded by the coding sequence ATGCCTGCTCCCACCAAGGGTGCTCGCCTCGGTGGATCCCCCGCCCACGAGCGGATGATCCTCGCGAATCTCGCCACCGAGCTCTTCCGCCACAAGGCCATCACCACCACGGAGACCCGTGCCAAGCGGCTGCGTCCGGTGGCGGAGCGCCTCGTGACCGTCGCCCGCAAGGGTGACCTCGCCGCCCGCCGTCGCATCACCCGCGTGGTGCGGGACCGCGACGTCGTGAACGTGCTGATCCACGAGATCGCGCCGTCCTTCGCGGAGCGTCCCGGCGGCTACACCCGCATCACCAAGATCGGCCCCCGCAAGGGTGACAACGCCCCCATGGCCGTGATCGAGCTGGTGCAGGAGCCCTACTCCGCCAAGCAGTCCGTGGTGAAGGAGGCCGAGGGCGCCGCCAAGGTCGCCGCCCGCGCCGACGAGAAGCCCGCTGAGGACACGACCGTCGAGACTCCCGCGGAGGAGACGACCGTCGAGACCCCCGAGGCTCCCGAGGCTGAGGCCGCCGAGACCGTGGAGCGCAGCGAGGGCGAGGCCGACAAGGCCTGA
- a CDS encoding DNA-directed RNA polymerase subunit alpha, whose protein sequence is MLIAQRPTLTEEVVSEYRSRFVIEPLEPGFGYTLGNSLRRTLLSSIPGAAVTSIRIDGVLHEFSTVPGVKEDVTEIILNIKDLVVSSENDEPVVMYLRKEGEGEVTAADITPPAGVEIHNPELHIATLNSTGRLEIELIVERGRGYVSAAQNKGVDGEIGRIPVDSIYSPVLKVTYKVEATRVEQRTDFDRLIVDVETKPAISPRDAVASAGKTLVELFGLAHELNQEAEGIDIGPSPTDQAMAADLALPINDLNLTVRSYNCLMREGVHTVGELVARSEADLLDIRNFGQKSIDEVKAKLADLGLSLKDSPAGFDPSAALDSYSDDFGDQY, encoded by the coding sequence GTGCTCATTGCACAGCGCCCCACGCTGACCGAAGAGGTCGTGTCGGAGTACCGCTCCCGGTTCGTCATCGAGCCGCTGGAGCCCGGGTTCGGCTACACGCTCGGCAATTCCCTGCGCCGCACCCTGCTGTCCTCCATCCCCGGTGCCGCGGTCACCTCGATCCGCATCGACGGTGTGCTGCACGAGTTCAGCACCGTCCCCGGGGTGAAGGAGGACGTCACCGAGATCATCCTCAACATCAAGGACCTGGTCGTCTCCTCGGAGAACGACGAGCCGGTCGTGATGTACCTCCGCAAGGAGGGCGAGGGTGAGGTCACCGCCGCGGACATCACCCCGCCGGCGGGTGTCGAGATCCACAACCCGGAGCTGCACATCGCGACCCTCAACTCCACCGGTCGGCTCGAGATCGAGCTGATCGTGGAGCGTGGCCGCGGGTACGTCTCCGCCGCGCAGAACAAGGGCGTCGACGGCGAGATCGGCCGTATCCCGGTCGACTCGATCTACTCGCCCGTGCTCAAGGTGACCTACAAGGTCGAGGCCACCCGCGTGGAGCAGCGCACCGACTTCGATCGTCTGATCGTGGACGTCGAGACCAAGCCGGCGATCTCCCCGCGTGACGCCGTGGCGTCCGCCGGCAAGACGCTGGTGGAGCTGTTCGGTCTGGCCCATGAGCTGAACCAGGAGGCGGAGGGCATCGACATCGGCCCCTCGCCGACGGATCAGGCCATGGCCGCGGACCTCGCGCTGCCGATCAACGATCTCAACCTCACTGTGCGCTCCTACAACTGCCTGATGCGCGAGGGTGTCCACACCGTGGGCGAGCTCGTGGCCCGCTCCGAGGCGGACCTCCTCGACATCCGCAACTTCGGGCAGAAGTCCATCGACGAGGTGAAGGCGAAGCTCGCCGACCTCGGCCTGTCCCTGAAGGACTCCCCGGCCGGTTTCGACCCCTCGGCCGCGCTGGATTCCTACTCGGACGACTTCGGTGACCAGTACTGA